From a single Glycine soja cultivar W05 chromosome 19, ASM419377v2, whole genome shotgun sequence genomic region:
- the LOC114400539 gene encoding non-classical arabinogalactan protein 30-like, which yields MEFTGALMIIIASMLVGCSSALDESGVIYVGGKVLCQDCTKGWNEWVNDGKPMKGVKVSLTCMDKRSRVVYYTSDTTDELGQYDLTVKKYVYGKELDTKGCSVRLVSSPDNVCNILTDFGGGKSGVKLNYPTSVYRSLIKYVLNPFYYTTPMCDKPDTDGYDSEPKNRQGQGGHY from the exons atggaaTTTACAGGAGCTTTGATGATCATTATTGCCTCAATGCTAGTGGGTTGTTCCTCTGCTTTGGATGAATCGGGAGTCATTTACGTGGGAGGAAAAGTGCTTTGCCAGGACTGCACCAAGGGCTGGAACGAATGGGTTAATGATGGAAAGCCTATGAAAG GAGTTAAGGTGTCCCTAACATGCATGGACAAGAGAAGTAGGGTTGTGTATTACACAAGTGATACAACAGATGAGTTGGGGCAGTACGATTTGACTGTGAAAAAGTATGTATATGGCAAGGAATTGGATACAAAAGGATGTTCAGTGAGGTTGGTGTCGTCCCCAGATAATGTTTGCAACATCCTCACTGACTTTGGTGGTGGAAAGTCTGGCGTCAAGCTCAACTACCCAACGTCAGTGTATCGCAGTTTGATCAAATACGTGCTCAACCCTTTCTATTACACCACTCCTATGTGCGATAAGCCCGACACTGACGGCTATGATTCTGAACCTAAAAATCGCCAAGGACAAGGAGGCCATTACTAA